A section of the Candidatus Eisenbacteria bacterium genome encodes:
- a CDS encoding SdrD B-like domain-containing protein, with translation MMPLPKHLIRGQGRHAPRGFTLIELMITLTVLAAVMVILLVMMRAAQSSKVSTSNQIEASQAARVALDMLTRDLRSAGYGVDRYYAAAPQPPIAYIDSLQVLINADLQPATAGTDTVPKSPLAYNPSGSPRPFPLNGTVWQPPIKYRRGAEVVRWTLDVDNDGQVNASDIAHANGIDARRTPNPNDYVLVRQIYGDSTGDIASYNGGQTERVTLVRRPGGTVPAMFQVYLEGSKTPWDWSNGPLPVTKLSAIERIMVEVVAPAARPDKKGNYAESRMRTEINSIRNVPNFGMEEYPVDGYVFNDVNGNGTQQVATEPGIPGAFVRCGSYSTTTAANGYYLFRVRSGTYTVKHTSAPGYHGTNTPDSTVVNLGPAASATATVNFADAATPGGWVYVMTYEDLNADGIRDAGEPGLQNVRLQMSPGGEIGYTASSGTATLFAETGSFTVTASAPDSFTFTTLNPVTGSMTDGGSASIEFGLTKTAVGTIQGTVYRDNNRDGVMNSGEPGIANVWVGVTKDGGLTIQGYKYTDGAGNYSVDVPINSPPATTPYAIMVIIPPGFYPTSTTSISPIWVTAGSTQTNKNFGMSAYQVIVLNASRVLSLASRDLIEKQGSDNGGTGARRDPDIVLGADAGGTDNVSIWYNQYDSTPIFDPNPSYTRNAPQSVLSVALDTLDSDVPKARPDLVTGTRKATPGNFFVWLNQNSGGNEGYYGTTYNQAYTTSNLGDVQSVLTLDCAGSSTNDQVDILVGTKSPTANQGSVELWLSNNATTPIYSRLETYPTSGGLAAASMGEVNAMTAADVNGDGLKDLIVGTKTGSYTGQLMIFRNNGKSSGSSRFTLAQSFPLLGAVTCIAATKVDYDSLTDIIVGLQTGVGAGQLQEFKNLMFAGVINFAYQRSYIAPGIPLSLVAADLGGVVGHDDLAMGWRENETSYVGGLRVLSMDSGRLPAVDSDPSAGSVINMVPALTVNNFNFGTQPVTPLPPYLTDVAAGIKVTALTGALVVFIR, from the coding sequence ATGATGCCGCTGCCCAAGCACCTGATCCGAGGCCAGGGACGGCACGCTCCCCGCGGGTTCACGCTCATCGAGCTGATGATCACGCTGACCGTCCTCGCGGCGGTGATGGTGATCCTGCTGGTGATGATGCGCGCCGCACAGAGCAGCAAGGTGAGCACGTCGAACCAGATCGAAGCCTCGCAGGCTGCCCGCGTGGCGCTCGACATGCTGACCCGCGACCTGCGAAGCGCCGGTTACGGCGTGGATCGTTACTACGCCGCCGCCCCCCAGCCCCCCATCGCCTACATCGATTCGTTGCAGGTGCTGATCAACGCCGACCTGCAGCCCGCGACGGCAGGCACGGACACGGTGCCCAAGTCGCCGCTCGCCTACAACCCGAGCGGCTCACCGCGTCCCTTCCCGCTGAACGGCACCGTCTGGCAGCCGCCGATCAAGTACCGGCGTGGCGCCGAGGTCGTGCGCTGGACGCTGGACGTGGACAACGACGGGCAGGTCAACGCGAGCGACATCGCCCACGCGAACGGCATCGACGCGCGGCGGACCCCGAACCCCAACGACTACGTCCTGGTCCGGCAGATCTATGGCGATTCGACCGGCGACATCGCCAGCTACAACGGTGGCCAGACGGAGCGAGTGACCCTGGTGCGCCGGCCCGGCGGCACCGTTCCCGCGATGTTCCAGGTCTATCTGGAAGGAAGCAAAACGCCCTGGGACTGGTCGAACGGGCCACTGCCGGTCACCAAGCTCTCGGCGATCGAGCGCATCATGGTCGAGGTCGTCGCTCCCGCCGCACGACCCGACAAGAAGGGCAACTACGCCGAGTCGCGCATGCGGACCGAGATCAACTCGATCCGCAACGTGCCCAACTTCGGCATGGAGGAGTATCCGGTCGACGGCTACGTCTTCAACGACGTGAACGGCAACGGCACCCAGCAGGTCGCGACCGAGCCCGGGATCCCTGGCGCCTTCGTCAGGTGCGGCTCGTACTCGACCACGACCGCGGCCAACGGGTACTACCTGTTCCGGGTGCGCTCCGGCACCTATACCGTCAAGCACACCTCGGCCCCGGGTTACCATGGCACGAACACGCCGGACAGCACCGTGGTCAATCTCGGCCCCGCCGCGAGCGCCACCGCCACCGTGAACTTCGCGGACGCGGCGACGCCGGGCGGCTGGGTCTACGTGATGACCTACGAGGATTTGAACGCGGACGGTATTCGCGACGCCGGCGAGCCGGGACTCCAGAACGTGCGCCTCCAGATGTCGCCCGGCGGCGAGATCGGCTACACCGCCAGCTCCGGCACGGCCACGCTGTTCGCGGAGACGGGAAGCTTCACGGTGACCGCCTCCGCCCCCGATTCCTTCACGTTCACGACCCTCAATCCGGTCACGGGAAGCATGACCGATGGAGGCTCGGCGTCCATCGAGTTCGGCCTCACCAAGACCGCGGTTGGCACGATCCAGGGCACCGTGTATCGCGACAACAACCGAGACGGCGTGATGAACAGCGGAGAGCCCGGCATCGCCAACGTGTGGGTGGGCGTGACCAAGGATGGAGGTCTGACGATCCAGGGCTACAAGTACACCGACGGCGCCGGCAACTACAGCGTCGACGTGCCGATCAACTCGCCGCCCGCGACCACCCCTTACGCGATCATGGTGATCATTCCGCCCGGCTTCTACCCGACATCGACCACTTCGATCTCGCCGATCTGGGTCACCGCGGGCTCGACTCAGACCAACAAGAACTTCGGCATGTCCGCTTACCAGGTCATCGTGCTCAACGCCAGCCGAGTCCTGAGCCTCGCCAGCCGCGACCTGATCGAGAAACAGGGCAGCGACAACGGCGGCACCGGCGCGCGGCGGGACCCTGACATCGTGCTGGGCGCCGATGCCGGCGGCACCGACAACGTATCGATCTGGTACAACCAGTACGACAGCACGCCGATCTTCGATCCCAACCCTTCGTATACCCGCAATGCGCCGCAATCGGTGCTGTCGGTCGCGCTCGACACCCTCGACAGCGACGTGCCCAAGGCGCGGCCCGATCTGGTCACGGGAACACGGAAGGCGACTCCCGGCAACTTCTTCGTCTGGCTCAACCAGAACTCGGGCGGCAACGAGGGCTATTACGGCACGACCTATAACCAGGCCTACACCACGTCCAATCTCGGCGACGTGCAGTCGGTGCTGACTCTCGACTGCGCGGGATCGTCCACCAATGATCAGGTGGACATCCTGGTCGGGACCAAGTCGCCGACGGCGAACCAGGGCTCGGTCGAGCTGTGGCTCAGCAACAACGCGACCACGCCCATCTACTCACGTCTCGAGACCTATCCGACCTCGGGAGGCCTGGCGGCGGCGTCCATGGGCGAGGTCAACGCCATGACCGCCGCCGACGTGAACGGCGACGGCCTCAAAGATTTGATCGTAGGCACCAAGACCGGAAGCTACACCGGCCAGCTCATGATCTTCCGCAACAACGGCAAGTCCTCCGGTTCCTCGCGCTTCACCTTGGCGCAATCGTTCCCGTTGCTCGGCGCCGTGACCTGCATCGCCGCCACCAAAGTGGACTACGACTCGCTGACCGACATCATCGTCGGGCTCCAGACCGGCGTGGGCGCCGGGCAGCTCCAGGAGTTCAAGAACTTGATGTTCGCCGGCGTGATCAACTTCGCCTATCAGCGCTCCTACATCGCACCGGGTATTCCGCTGTCGCTGGTGGCCGCCGACCTCGGCGGCGTGGTCGGGCACGACGACCTGGCCATGGGCTGGCGCGAGAACGAGACCAGCTACGTGGGCGGGCTCCGCGTCTTGTCGATGGACTCCGGCCGGCTGCCCGCGGTCGACAGCGACCCCTCCGCCGGCTCGGTGATCAACATGGTGCCGGCGCTGACCGTCAACAACTTCAACTTCGGGACACAACCCGTCACGCCGTTGCCGCCTTACCTCACCGATGTGGCCGCCGGCATCAAGGTGACAGCTCTGACGGGCGCCCTGGTGGTGTTCATCCGATGA
- a CDS encoding PilX N-terminal domain-containing pilus assembly protein has protein sequence MIPRRSNPAPKIARGERGIALIMALMVLLAMSLLAVLLMVSLQVETKIAGHSARHASALNIAEAGVGEALSRIRNGDIPNTLNPRTVGQIFLANPGSIPPVGADTFAMGTGQPAGEWLDYSTANKTADVLTVRYKTDAARTVIYRYDQNLNPPINYLTGFPIWVVTARGRKGNDIRRIETEVVPRPYNVICNAAMSAKKGIDFSGSAEVCGYNHRLDTPSYTDGVHGAPAGPNGPCVPWELNVADLPGSWSEEPITSGGSAEQGGNPVKNSDNNGAGFYTGPWDALGLTQAEFWAWIGPPITIPPLTPNGIFYLDNNATHQDQSGIFAYNGANGEGFLYIDGDATLNGNFTFRGLIYIEGDLKVNGNTWILGALIVRGKGPIKIASGSCVVLYSRDAVQQNITKYGQQFMTLAWREIP, from the coding sequence ATGATTCCACGACGCTCTAATCCAGCTCCGAAGATCGCGCGCGGCGAGCGCGGGATCGCGCTGATCATGGCTCTGATGGTGCTGCTGGCCATGTCGCTGCTTGCCGTGCTGCTCATGGTGTCGCTGCAGGTGGAAACCAAGATCGCCGGCCACAGCGCGCGTCACGCCTCGGCGCTCAACATCGCCGAGGCCGGAGTGGGCGAGGCGCTCTCGCGCATTCGTAACGGCGACATTCCCAATACGCTGAACCCCCGCACGGTCGGGCAGATCTTCCTGGCCAATCCGGGCAGCATTCCGCCGGTCGGCGCCGATACGTTCGCCATGGGAACCGGTCAGCCCGCGGGTGAATGGCTGGACTACAGCACGGCCAACAAGACCGCTGACGTGCTCACGGTGCGCTACAAGACGGACGCGGCGCGCACCGTGATCTACCGCTATGACCAGAATCTGAACCCGCCGATCAACTACCTGACCGGATTCCCGATCTGGGTGGTCACGGCTCGCGGGAGGAAAGGCAACGACATCCGGCGCATCGAGACCGAGGTCGTGCCACGCCCCTACAACGTGATCTGCAACGCGGCGATGTCGGCCAAGAAGGGCATCGACTTCTCGGGCAGCGCCGAGGTCTGCGGCTACAACCACCGCCTCGACACGCCGTCCTATACCGATGGCGTCCATGGTGCCCCAGCGGGCCCCAATGGGCCTTGTGTCCCGTGGGAATTGAATGTCGCGGACCTTCCGGGAAGCTGGAGCGAAGAGCCGATCACCAGCGGCGGCTCGGCGGAACAGGGCGGCAATCCGGTGAAGAACAGCGACAACAACGGCGCCGGTTTCTACACCGGGCCGTGGGACGCCCTCGGCCTCACTCAGGCCGAGTTCTGGGCGTGGATCGGCCCGCCGATCACCATTCCCCCCCTCACGCCAAATGGGATCTTCTACCTGGACAACAACGCCACGCACCAGGACCAGTCGGGCATATTCGCCTACAACGGCGCCAACGGTGAGGGCTTCCTCTACATCGATGGCGACGCGACCCTCAACGGCAACTTCACGTTCCGCGGCCTGATCTACATCGAGGGTGACCTGAAGGTCAACGGCAACACCTGGATCCTGGGCGCGCTCATCGTGCGAGGGAAGGGTCCGATCAAGATCGCCAGCGGAAGCTGCGTGGTGCTCTACAGTCGCGACGCCGTCCAGCAGAACATCACCAAGTACGGTCAGCAGTTCATGACGCTGGCGTGGCGCGAAATCCCCTGA
- the ileS gene encoding isoleucine--tRNA ligase: MAGYRDTLNLPRTDFPMKADLVKREPERLSWWETHGFYGRLRDARRGRQVHLLHDGPPYSNDHIHMGTASNKIWKDAVVRAASLMGYDSPYVPGWDNHGMPIEVRVAREFREKKVEPDRVTLRKRCREFAQHWVGVHRQEFQRLGIWGEWEHPYLTMDPHFEAAILETFGALVRKGFVQRGLRSIHWCPTDRTALAEAEIEYQDDPSPSILVAFPLREDPRGLLGSSSSVSAVAWTTTPWTLPANRALMVDPDAEYVVAEISNRRLLIAKARLESVAETLGAPGPTIDRGVRGRDLIGLIFEAPWGNDSRIVDGTPYVSLEEGTGLVHTAPGHGKEDFVVGQRAGLEVASPVDEAGRFTAGAEPFVGRSVLEANDDIIAWLRERGRLLSATTFRHAYPHCWRCHQPVIFRATKQWFMIIDHDGHRDRALEIIDENVRWEPASSRNRIRDAVRLRPDWCLSRQRSWGVGIPALYCEGCEEGWLDAGVVDRAAALTREHGSDVWFERPVTDFVTPGLRCPRCGGSGPFRKETDILDVWFDSGSTHRAIQTTHPELAPPWKQALAGGRVIYFEGPDQHRGWFNSSLMVGVGIERRAPFTDVLTHGWVLDAEGRAMHKSLGNVVSPLKVIDRLGADIVRWWALSTDWRSDVRVGDEILQRVADAYRKIRNTFRFLLGNLHDFDPSLAVPVAEIQRVDQAFAAHLAFRVARMRQDYERHAFHRVADSLLELCTVDLSSVFLDVTKDRLYTLSASDLARRSAQTVLWSALHDLTIAASPLLVFTAEEVWQSHPSLREEQDSVHLAEWPAVRQVEGTEEAWAALNALRAAVNSALEPMRAAKTLATTQEADVRITGPPETIARLEPYRDELAGFLMVARGTLVADSGVSEMQIRAERTSWTRCERCWTHREDVEQRAGGDPLCSRCLTVLQTLPSTAR; the protein is encoded by the coding sequence ATGGCCGGCTATCGGGACACGCTGAACCTTCCGCGCACCGATTTCCCCATGAAGGCGGACCTGGTGAAGCGCGAGCCCGAGCGCCTTTCGTGGTGGGAGACGCATGGGTTCTACGGCCGTCTCCGCGATGCCCGTCGCGGGCGCCAGGTGCACCTGCTGCACGATGGCCCTCCTTACTCCAACGATCACATCCACATGGGCACCGCGTCGAACAAGATCTGGAAGGACGCGGTGGTGCGCGCCGCTTCACTGATGGGGTACGACTCCCCTTACGTGCCCGGCTGGGACAACCACGGCATGCCGATCGAGGTCCGGGTGGCGCGCGAGTTCCGTGAGAAGAAGGTCGAGCCCGACCGCGTCACGCTGCGCAAGCGTTGCCGCGAGTTCGCGCAGCACTGGGTCGGCGTTCATCGCCAGGAATTCCAGCGTCTGGGGATCTGGGGAGAATGGGAGCATCCCTACCTCACCATGGACCCGCACTTCGAAGCCGCGATCCTCGAGACCTTCGGAGCGCTGGTGCGGAAAGGATTCGTGCAGCGAGGACTGCGCTCGATCCACTGGTGTCCCACCGATCGCACGGCCCTCGCCGAGGCGGAGATCGAATACCAGGACGATCCCTCCCCGTCGATCCTGGTGGCGTTCCCGCTGCGTGAGGATCCGCGCGGACTGCTGGGCTCCTCTTCGAGCGTGAGCGCCGTGGCGTGGACGACCACCCCTTGGACGCTGCCCGCCAATCGCGCGCTGATGGTGGATCCCGACGCCGAATACGTGGTCGCCGAGATTTCGAATCGGCGCTTGCTGATCGCCAAGGCACGGCTCGAGAGCGTGGCGGAGACGCTGGGCGCGCCGGGACCAACGATCGACCGCGGCGTGCGGGGGCGCGATCTCATCGGCCTCATCTTCGAAGCCCCCTGGGGCAACGACTCACGGATCGTCGACGGCACGCCGTACGTGAGCCTCGAGGAAGGCACCGGGCTGGTCCACACCGCTCCCGGTCACGGCAAAGAGGACTTCGTGGTCGGGCAACGCGCGGGGCTCGAGGTCGCGAGCCCGGTGGACGAAGCCGGCCGATTCACAGCCGGCGCCGAGCCATTCGTGGGGCGAAGCGTGCTCGAAGCGAACGATGACATCATCGCCTGGCTTCGCGAGCGCGGCCGGCTGCTGTCGGCCACCACGTTCCGCCACGCCTATCCTCACTGCTGGCGTTGCCATCAGCCCGTGATCTTCCGGGCCACCAAGCAGTGGTTCATGATCATCGATCATGACGGGCACCGTGATCGCGCCCTCGAGATCATCGACGAGAACGTGCGATGGGAGCCCGCTTCGTCGCGCAACCGCATCCGCGACGCGGTCCGGCTGCGCCCCGACTGGTGCCTCTCGCGCCAGCGCAGCTGGGGCGTGGGGATCCCGGCGCTCTACTGCGAAGGTTGTGAGGAAGGCTGGCTCGACGCCGGGGTCGTGGATCGCGCCGCCGCGCTCACGCGTGAGCACGGCTCGGACGTGTGGTTCGAACGTCCGGTCACCGACTTCGTGACGCCCGGACTTCGCTGCCCCCGCTGCGGAGGGAGTGGTCCGTTCCGCAAGGAGACCGACATCCTCGACGTGTGGTTCGACTCGGGATCGACTCACCGCGCGATCCAGACCACGCATCCCGAGCTCGCGCCTCCGTGGAAGCAGGCGCTCGCCGGTGGAAGAGTGATCTACTTCGAGGGCCCCGATCAGCATCGCGGCTGGTTCAACTCGTCACTGATGGTCGGTGTCGGAATCGAGCGCCGGGCGCCGTTCACGGACGTGCTCACCCACGGGTGGGTGCTGGACGCCGAGGGCCGGGCGATGCACAAGTCGCTGGGGAACGTGGTGTCCCCGCTCAAGGTGATCGATCGCCTGGGGGCGGACATCGTGCGGTGGTGGGCGCTCTCCACCGACTGGCGCTCGGATGTCCGCGTGGGCGACGAGATCCTCCAGCGCGTGGCCGACGCCTACCGCAAGATCCGGAACACCTTCCGCTTCCTGCTTGGAAATCTTCACGATTTCGATCCGTCGCTCGCGGTTCCTGTCGCCGAGATCCAGCGCGTGGACCAGGCCTTCGCGGCTCACCTGGCGTTCCGGGTCGCGCGCATGCGTCAGGACTACGAACGCCACGCCTTCCATCGCGTCGCCGACTCCCTGCTCGAGCTTTGCACCGTGGATCTCTCCTCGGTGTTCCTGGACGTCACCAAGGACCGGCTCTACACGCTCTCGGCCTCCGACTTGGCACGCCGCTCCGCGCAGACGGTGCTATGGAGCGCGCTCCACGATCTGACGATCGCGGCCTCTCCGCTCCTGGTCTTCACCGCCGAGGAGGTCTGGCAGAGCCACCCTTCGCTCCGCGAGGAACAGGACAGCGTCCATCTGGCCGAATGGCCCGCCGTCCGCCAGGTCGAGGGAACCGAAGAAGCCTGGGCCGCGCTCAACGCGCTGCGAGCGGCCGTCAACTCCGCGCTCGAGCCCATGCGGGCGGCCAAGACGCTGGCGACGACCCAGGAAGCCGACGTTCGGATCACCGGCCCGCCCGAGACCATCGCGCGGCTGGAGCCCTACCGGGACGAGCTGGCGGGCTTTCTCATGGTGGCCCGTGGGACCCTGGTGGCCGACTCCGGGGTAAGCGAGATGCAGATCCGCGCCGAGCGAACGTCATGGACTCGCTGTGAGCGATGCTGGACTCATCGCGAAGACGTGGAACAGCGCGCCGGTGGCGATCCACTGTGCTCGCGATGTCTGACCGTTCTGCAAACCTTGCCATCGACCGCTCGCTGA
- a CDS encoding PEGA domain-containing protein — protein MPPSASVTVVSRPSGATCRLKGDRLLRGRTPLTLRNTLAGRYEIRAVDPAFERWQRTIEHDGASHDTVWISLNPKTKTRAVLRSVGLPGWGQFYSQRPTAGWIYMTGAVLAFGGSIAAQVAYVDRQEEIDDAETLEEWEEAVARVEEARDVRNTLQVTAAAFWIVSAIDAAVFFPRFESKGLTAGIELQPIPGAKGLKLAARIDF, from the coding sequence TTGCCGCCGTCCGCGAGCGTGACCGTGGTCTCGCGGCCTTCGGGGGCCACCTGCCGCTTGAAGGGGGACCGCCTGCTGAGGGGGCGGACGCCCCTGACCCTCAGGAATACCCTCGCCGGACGCTATGAAATAAGGGCCGTCGATCCCGCCTTCGAGCGATGGCAACGCACCATCGAGCACGACGGGGCCAGCCACGACACGGTCTGGATCAGCCTCAACCCCAAGACCAAGACCCGCGCCGTCCTCCGTTCAGTAGGGCTCCCCGGATGGGGACAGTTCTATTCGCAGCGACCGACGGCGGGCTGGATCTACATGACGGGTGCGGTCCTGGCCTTCGGCGGTTCGATCGCCGCCCAGGTTGCCTACGTCGATCGGCAGGAGGAAATCGACGACGCCGAGACGCTCGAGGAATGGGAAGAAGCCGTGGCCCGCGTGGAGGAAGCGCGGGACGTCAGGAACACGCTTCAGGTCACCGCCGCGGCCTTCTGGATCGTCAGCGCCATCGACGCGGCGGTGTTCTTTCCGCGCTTCGAGAGCAAGGGACTGACGGCAGGTATCGAGCTTCAGCCCATTCCAGGCGCCAAAGGCCTGAAGCTGGCAGCGAGGATTGATTTCTGA
- the prsR gene encoding PEP-CTERM-box response regulator transcription factor, with the protein MSRDKILIVDDEQSILSQLKWGLSEEYEVYTAATADDAVRLLREARPAVVTLDLALGVRGAEREAGMALLDEIVDAYPMTKVIMVTGNDSRENALSAIRRGAVDWYAKPIQLEELKTILRRAFHVHRIEAQSSPGVPVGRKRYHRLVGESEPMRKVFSLIQRVAPTDATVLVLGENGTGKELVAHAIHQASRRKDGPFIPISCGAIPDALLESELFGHERGAFTDAYRTREGKFELASGGTIFLDEIGELPVQLQVKLLRFLQDHIIERVGGREPIRVDARVVAATNRDLKAAIAAGGFREDVFYRLSVLTIQAPPLRERGDDVRMLAEYFLEFYSKHHKRRIRGFTRAALRAIQAHPWPGNVRELENRVQRGVILARDAYLRPEDLELAEPMEESPRTLQEARDDAERRLLVDALTRNAGNITRAARDIEVSRPTFHDLLRKHGIEAERFRHPGAPAVDEGEESDEASTGA; encoded by the coding sequence ATGTCGCGCGACAAGATCCTCATCGTGGACGACGAGCAATCGATCCTGAGCCAGCTGAAGTGGGGTCTCTCCGAGGAGTACGAGGTCTACACCGCCGCCACCGCCGACGACGCGGTGAGACTGCTGCGCGAAGCGCGCCCGGCGGTCGTGACGCTGGATCTGGCCCTCGGCGTGCGCGGCGCGGAGCGCGAGGCGGGCATGGCGCTGCTGGACGAGATCGTGGACGCCTATCCCATGACCAAGGTGATCATGGTGACCGGCAACGATAGTCGCGAGAACGCGCTCAGCGCCATCCGCCGCGGAGCGGTGGACTGGTATGCGAAGCCGATCCAGCTCGAAGAGCTGAAGACCATCCTCCGGCGCGCCTTCCACGTGCACCGCATCGAAGCGCAGAGCTCGCCCGGAGTTCCGGTGGGCCGCAAGCGCTACCACCGGCTCGTGGGCGAGTCGGAGCCGATGCGCAAGGTCTTCTCGCTGATCCAGCGAGTGGCCCCGACCGACGCCACCGTACTGGTGCTGGGGGAAAACGGGACCGGCAAGGAGCTGGTCGCGCACGCGATCCACCAGGCCAGCCGGCGCAAGGACGGACCCTTCATTCCGATCAGCTGCGGCGCCATCCCGGACGCGCTGCTCGAGAGCGAGCTGTTCGGTCACGAGCGCGGCGCCTTCACCGACGCGTACCGGACGCGGGAGGGGAAGTTCGAGCTCGCCAGCGGGGGGACGATCTTCCTCGACGAGATCGGCGAGCTCCCGGTGCAGCTCCAGGTCAAGCTGTTGCGCTTCCTGCAGGACCACATCATCGAGCGAGTCGGCGGGCGGGAGCCGATCCGGGTGGATGCCCGCGTCGTGGCCGCCACCAACCGCGATCTCAAGGCGGCGATCGCCGCCGGCGGATTCCGCGAGGACGTCTTCTATCGGCTGAGCGTGCTGACGATCCAGGCCCCGCCGCTCCGCGAGCGCGGAGACGACGTGCGGATGCTGGCGGAGTACTTCCTGGAGTTCTACTCGAAGCATCACAAGCGACGCATCCGCGGCTTCACGCGCGCCGCCCTGCGCGCGATCCAGGCGCACCCCTGGCCGGGAAACGTCCGCGAGCTCGAGAACCGCGTCCAGCGCGGGGTGATCCTGGCCCGCGACGCCTATCTGCGGCCCGAGGACCTCGAGCTGGCCGAGCCCATGGAAGAGAGTCCACGCACGCTCCAGGAGGCGCGAGACGACGCCGAACGCCGCCTGCTGGTCGATGCCCTGACCCGCAATGCCGGCAACATCACGCGCGCGGCACGGGACATCGAGGTCAGTCGTCCGACCTTCCATGACCTTTTGCGCAAGCACGGGATCGAGGCCGAGCGGTTCCGCCACCCGGGCGCCCCCGCCGTCGACGAGGGCGAGGAGAGCGACGAGGCATCGACCGGCGCTTGA